The Patescibacteria group bacterium genome includes a window with the following:
- the uvrA gene encoding excinuclease ABC subunit UvrA, with protein MTEDKIIIRNARVHNLKNISLEIPHNKLTVMTGVSGSGKSSLAFDTIFAEGQRRYIESLSPYARQFLGQMKPADVDEIIGLAPAISIDQKALSHNPRSTVGTLTEIYDYLRVLYARLGEVFCPVCGTKIAKMSLDEMIEIIKNKAEESGTDNVRILSPVVVDRKGEYYQMLYDFLALGFSEARVDGKIYPLRERINLAKNKKHSIDVVIDKVRIADESRLTEAVESALDHAKGLVRVMFDQKDEESIEILLSSNWTCPNDGFAFPEVEPRLFSFNSPHGACPECHGLGRKEKWVERERTDEDDDGNKYERIVEECLTCHGLRLNENALSVRVNSKNIAETSALSLDKAHKFFSEYYNKMSERQKTIGETVVYEISARLDFLLKVGLNYLTLDREAETLSGGEAQRIRLASQIGSHLSHTLYVLDEPTIGLHERDTEKLIETLKSLKDQNNTVIVVEHDERTIMASDYLVDLGPLAGRHGGEVSAIGETKKLLKGKDYPDSLTLQYLRGEKEINLDRSRRIKEAEAIKVIGAKINNLKNIDVEFPLRKLIVITGVSGSGKSTLLYDALYENLLKIKHGFRKEIRGVAKIIGSEYVNKVIIVNQSPIGRTPRSNPATYTGIFTPIREFFAQLPASRERAYTASRFSFNRPGGRCESCNGAGFNLIEMHFLPAVLVECEVCRGKRFNRETLQVKYKNKNIAEVLQLTIDEAIDYFDGQYLITDKLKVLQEVGLGYLQLGQSATTLSGGEAQRIKLARELTHTLGAKTLYLLDEPSVGLHYHDIELLLKALNKLIDKGNSVVLIEHNMHIIKEADWVIDLGPEGGDNGGKVVAKGTPEQLTGAKNCLTGDYLRKYLK; from the coding sequence ATGACTGAAGATAAAATTATCATTCGCAATGCGCGAGTGCACAACTTAAAGAATATCTCGTTGGAAATACCGCATAACAAACTGACGGTAATGACCGGCGTATCCGGCAGCGGCAAGTCGTCGTTGGCTTTTGATACGATTTTTGCCGAAGGTCAAAGGCGTTATATTGAATCGCTATCGCCTTATGCTCGGCAGTTTTTGGGTCAGATGAAGCCGGCTGATGTGGATGAAATTATCGGTTTGGCGCCGGCCATCAGCATTGACCAAAAAGCCTTGTCGCATAATCCTCGCTCTACTGTTGGCACTTTGACTGAGATTTACGATTATTTGCGTGTCCTATACGCTCGCTTAGGTGAAGTATTTTGCCCTGTTTGTGGCACCAAGATCGCTAAAATGTCTTTAGATGAAATGATAGAAATCATCAAGAATAAAGCCGAAGAATCAGGCACGGACAACGTTAGGATTTTGTCGCCAGTGGTGGTGGATAGAAAAGGTGAATACTATCAGATGCTTTATGACTTTCTGGCCTTAGGCTTCAGTGAAGCGCGCGTTGACGGCAAGATTTATCCGTTACGCGAGCGTATTAATCTGGCTAAAAATAAAAAACACTCCATTGATGTCGTTATTGACAAGGTCAGGATAGCGGATGAGTCGCGCCTGACTGAGGCCGTGGAAAGCGCTCTGGATCATGCTAAGGGTTTGGTGCGCGTGATGTTTGATCAGAAAGATGAAGAATCAATAGAAATCCTATTGTCTTCCAATTGGACCTGTCCCAATGACGGTTTTGCTTTTCCCGAAGTAGAACCGCGCCTGTTTTCGTTCAATAGCCCGCATGGCGCTTGTCCCGAATGCCACGGCTTGGGCCGGAAGGAAAAATGGGTGGAGAGGGAAAGGACCGATGAAGATGATGATGGCAATAAATACGAACGTATAGTGGAGGAGTGCCTGACTTGCCACGGTTTGCGTTTAAATGAAAACGCCTTGTCGGTGCGGGTTAACAGCAAGAACATCGCCGAGACCTCGGCTTTATCGCTGGATAAGGCCCATAAGTTTTTTTCCGAGTATTACAATAAGATGAGTGAACGGCAGAAAACCATCGGCGAGACCGTAGTCTATGAAATCAGCGCTCGCTTGGATTTTTTGCTTAAGGTCGGTTTGAATTATTTGACATTGGATCGCGAGGCGGAAACATTGTCCGGCGGTGAGGCTCAGAGAATCCGTCTGGCCTCCCAGATCGGCTCGCATTTGTCGCATACTTTATATGTACTTGATGAGCCGACTATCGGCTTGCACGAAAGGGATACGGAAAAACTGATCGAAACCCTAAAATCATTAAAAGATCAAAATAATACCGTTATCGTAGTGGAACATGACGAGCGGACGATCATGGCTTCGGATTATCTGGTAGACTTGGGGCCTTTGGCCGGACGCCATGGCGGGGAAGTGTCGGCTATCGGAGAAACCAAAAAATTACTCAAAGGCAAAGATTACCCTGATTCTTTGACGCTACAATATTTACGCGGTGAAAAAGAAATCAATCTGGATCGCAGTCGCCGGATCAAGGAAGCGGAAGCGATTAAGGTCATCGGCGCCAAGATCAATAATTTGAAAAATATTGATGTGGAGTTTCCTTTGCGGAAATTAATTGTCATTACCGGCGTCTCCGGTAGTGGCAAATCAACTTTGCTCTATGACGCCTTATATGAAAATTTATTGAAAATCAAGCACGGCTTTCGGAAAGAAATCAGGGGTGTGGCCAAAATTATCGGCAGTGAATATGTTAATAAAGTAATCATTGTTAATCAGTCGCCCATCGGCCGGACGCCACGGAGCAATCCCGCCACTTATACCGGAATTTTTACCCCGATTCGCGAATTTTTTGCCCAACTGCCGGCCAGCCGCGAGCGCGCTTATACTGCTTCGCGTTTTTCTTTCAATCGCCCGGGCGGACGTTGCGAGTCCTGCAATGGCGCCGGATTCAATCTAATTGAAATGCATTTTTTGCCGGCTGTACTGGTGGAATGCGAGGTTTGTCGCGGCAAGAGATTCAACCGCGAGACATTGCAAGTCAAATATAAGAACAAAAACATCGCCGAAGTTTTGCAACTGACGATTGATGAGGCGATTGATTATTTTGACGGCCAGTATCTGATTACCGATAAATTGAAAGTTTTGCAAGAAGTCGGCCTGGGTTATTTGCAGTTGGGCCAATCGGCCACCACCCTTTCTGGCGGGGAAGCGCAGAGAATTAAACTGGCTCGCGAATTGACGCACACCTTGGGCGCTAAGACTCTGTATTTGTTGGACGAGCCCTCGGTCGGTTTGCATTATCATGATATAGAGCTGTTGCTTAAAGCTTTGAATAAGCTGATTGATAAAGGCAATAGTGTGGTTTTGATTGAACATAATATGCATATCATCAAAGAAGCGGACTGGGTGATTGACCTGGGTCCGGAAGGCGGGGATAATGGCGGTAAAGTTGTGGCCAAGGGTACGCCGGAACAGCTCACCGGCGCGAAAAACTGTTTGACCGGGGATTATTTAAGGAAGTATTTGAAATAA
- a CDS encoding C39 family peptidase: MKKNILNFYVFVFGIIGLMIFGLAGCGRQALPATTASPTALPATAVSASPNLLVPANQSVQPAVQPVTQPPATKPTQTETIATPAQSMPRSYQLDVSFAQQAPFANWDALHEEACEEASMIMADKFYKTQPLDESIMEEEIQKLIKWESGKGYQLDLTAEETVSVLQLYFGLKAELVSEVTVERIKTEIFKGRLVIIPAAGRLLGNPNFKSPGPIYHMLVIKGWTGSEFVTNDPGTRKGDGYRYNYATLLNAVHDWNPILADGGMTDTEMAQGRKVMIAVSR, translated from the coding sequence ATGAAGAAAAATATTTTAAATTTTTATGTTTTTGTTTTCGGCATTATCGGCTTGATGATTTTTGGTTTGGCCGGTTGTGGCAGACAGGCACTGCCGGCCACAACAGCCTCTCCGACGGCACTGCCGGCAACGGCTGTTTCGGCTAGTCCGAATCTTCTCGTCCCAGCGAATCAAAGTGTCCAGCCCGCCGTTCAACCTGTCACTCAGCCGCCCGCAACTAAACCGACTCAAACCGAAACGATTGCTACGCCGGCTCAGTCAATGCCTAGGAGTTACCAGTTGGACGTCAGCTTTGCCCAGCAAGCCCCTTTCGCCAATTGGGATGCTTTACATGAAGAGGCCTGCGAGGAAGCATCCATGATTATGGCGGATAAGTTTTATAAGACTCAGCCCCTGGATGAAAGCATTATGGAGGAGGAAATACAGAAATTAATTAAATGGGAGTCAGGCAAAGGTTATCAGCTTGATTTGACTGCTGAGGAAACCGTTTCCGTATTGCAATTGTATTTCGGCTTAAAGGCCGAGCTCGTCTCCGAGGTGACGGTTGAACGCATTAAAACGGAAATTTTTAAGGGACGCTTGGTTATAATCCCGGCCGCCGGGCGTTTACTGGGCAATCCAAACTTCAAATCTCCCGGTCCGATTTATCATATGTTAGTGATCAAGGGCTGGACCGGCAGCGAATTTGTCACCAATGATCCCGGCACTCGAAAGGGCGACGGTTATCGTTATAATTATGCTACATTATTAAACGCCGTGCACGACTGGAATCCGATTTTAGCTGACGGCGGCATGACTGATACAGAAATGGCCCAAGGAAGAAAAGTAATGATTGCTGTCAGTAGGTAA
- a CDS encoding Rrf2 family transcriptional regulator, which yields MLFTTKTEYGLKALVILAKNKSKALVSLAEISRQTGISLSYLEQIFAKLKRAKLIRSIKGAEGGYALTRPAKEIDLLSVIEALEGDLAIFYCMADGGCSSRGCLTKKVWAEVQGGVVKILKKYKLSNLV from the coding sequence ATGTTGTTTACCACCAAAACCGAATACGGTCTGAAGGCCCTGGTAATTTTGGCCAAAAATAAATCAAAAGCCCTGGTATCGCTGGCGGAAATCAGCCGGCAGACGGGCATTTCCTTGTCTTACCTGGAGCAGATTTTTGCCAAACTGAAACGGGCTAAACTGATTAGGAGCATTAAAGGCGCTGAAGGGGGATATGCTTTAACTCGGCCGGCCAAGGAGATTGACTTGCTTTCGGTGATTGAGGCGTTAGAAGGCGATTTGGCCATATTCTATTGCATGGCTGACGGCGGCTGTTCCTCTCGCGGTTGCTTGACTAAGAAGGTTTGGGCGGAGGTACAGGGCGGTGTGGTTAAGATATTGAAGAAATACAAGTTAAGCAATTTAGTATAA
- a CDS encoding iron-sulfur cluster assembly scaffold protein, producing the protein MYTEKVMDHFSHPRNQGVIKDADGIGQVGNPVCGDVMKVYIKVEPDKKGEDAIGDIKFETLGCGAAIATSSMLTEMVKGKTIAEALKVGKLDIANELGGLPEAKLHCSILAHDALAAAVKDYESKK; encoded by the coding sequence ATGTATACAGAAAAAGTCATGGATCATTTCTCTCATCCGCGCAATCAGGGCGTCATCAAGGACGCCGACGGCATCGGTCAAGTCGGCAATCCGGTTTGCGGTGATGTGATGAAAGTTTATATCAAAGTAGAGCCTGATAAAAAAGGCGAAGACGCCATTGGGGATATTAAGTTTGAAACTCTCGGTTGCGGCGCCGCGATTGCCACCTCGTCTATGTTGACTGAGATGGTCAAGGGTAAAACCATTGCCGAAGCCCTGAAAGTCGGCAAGTTGGATATTGCCAATGAGTTGGGTGGCTTGCCCGAAGCCAAGTTACATTGTTCTATTTTGGCTCACGATGCTTTGGCGGCGGCGGTTAAAGATTACGAAAGCAAGAAATAA
- a CDS encoding NifU family protein, producing the protein MLEQKIKTVLDEVRPHLQMDGGDVEFVSFDEESGKLTVRLQGACHSCPMSAITLKEGIGKVVMERVPEVKEIENV; encoded by the coding sequence ATGTTAGAACAAAAAATCAAAACAGTGTTGGATGAGGTCAGACCGCATTTGCAAATGGACGGCGGTGATGTGGAGTTTGTTTCTTTTGATGAAGAATCAGGCAAATTAACAGTGCGTCTGCAAGGCGCTTGCCACAGCTGTCCCATGTCGGCGATTACTTTGAAAGAGGGAATCGGCAAAGTGGTGATGGAACGCGTGCCTGAGGTCAAAGAAATTGAAAATGTTTAA
- a CDS encoding cysteine desulfurase family protein, with protein MPQKQIYLDYAATAPVDPKVARAMAPYFSINFGNASSLHQAGISAAKAVDSARATVAKFLNCLADEVYFTSGATESDNLAVLGVIKGVLSQGFVEKSGRKPHVIVSAIEHDAILEPAKHLEKAGVEVTFLTVGENGIIDPLELQKAIKDNTIFVSLMLANNEIGVIQPIEEIGRIISELNEKRRQKIYFHTDATQAPAYLDCDVAKLRVDLLSFSAHKIYGPKGMGVLFVKKGTPLKPLFYGGGQQGQVRSGTYNVPGIVGLGKAVELIADKKIRVKEIKEIKKLRDYLLKSLPKKIKKCRVTGDPVKRLPNNASFVIEGVEGESVLLMLSQKGICVSTGSACSSGSLEPSHVLLAISLRPEVAHGSLRVTLGRYSKKADIDALLKELPPIVDKLRAMSPLK; from the coding sequence ATGCCTCAAAAACAAATCTATCTTGATTATGCCGCGACTGCGCCGGTTGATCCGAAAGTCGCCAGGGCCATGGCGCCATATTTTAGCATCAATTTTGGCAATGCCAGTTCCTTGCATCAAGCCGGAATTTCTGCCGCTAAAGCCGTTGATTCTGCCAGAGCCACAGTGGCTAAGTTTTTGAATTGCTTGGCTGACGAGGTTTATTTTACTTCCGGCGCGACCGAGAGCGATAATTTGGCTGTTCTGGGAGTAATCAAAGGCGTGCTGTCCCAGGGATTTGTTGAAAAGTCAGGCCGGAAACCCCACGTAATCGTCTCGGCCATTGAACACGATGCCATCTTAGAGCCGGCCAAACATTTGGAAAAAGCCGGCGTGGAAGTGACTTTTTTGACGGTTGGTGAAAATGGAATAATTGATCCGCTGGAATTGCAAAAGGCCATTAAAGACAATACGATTTTTGTTTCCCTTATGCTGGCCAATAATGAAATCGGTGTAATCCAGCCGATAGAGGAGATCGGTCGGATAATCAGCGAGTTAAATGAGAAGCGTCGACAGAAGATTTATTTCCATACCGATGCTACTCAGGCTCCGGCTTATCTTGATTGTGATGTGGCTAAACTGCGGGTTGACTTGCTTTCTTTTTCCGCTCATAAGATTTATGGCCCTAAAGGAATGGGAGTATTGTTTGTTAAGAAGGGCACGCCATTAAAACCATTGTTTTATGGCGGCGGCCAGCAAGGCCAAGTCCGTTCCGGCACTTATAACGTTCCGGGTATCGTCGGCTTAGGCAAAGCTGTTGAGCTTATCGCTGACAAAAAGATTAGAGTTAAGGAAATTAAGGAAATAAAGAAGCTAAGGGATTATCTGCTGAAGAGTTTGCCGAAGAAAATTAAAAAGTGCCGAGTTACCGGAGACCCGGTTAAGCGTTTACCCAATAACGCCAGTTTTGTAATTGAGGGCGTGGAAGGGGAGAGCGTCTTATTGATGTTGTCGCAAAAAGGCATTTGCGTTTCTACGGGCTCGGCCTGTTCGTCCGGATCACTGGAACCCAGCCATGTGCTTCTGGCTATTAGTTTGCGACCGGAGGTTGCCCATGGCTCACTCAGGGTTACTTTGGGCCGTTATTCCAAAAAGGCTGACATTGACGCTTTACTCAAAGAGTTGCCGCCGATTGTGGACAAGCTCCGCGCCATGTCGCCGTTAAAATAG
- the pilM gene encoding type IV pilus assembly protein PilM, with amino-acid sequence MSFFSTNELAFGLDVSDHFLRLIQLKRFGKKIKIQLFNEVKLPPQTVVSGNVVNSQYFVQTLKQLVGTKRGLGGLSNEAVVALPQAGTFLKTLEIAATNEEELLPKIEELLPQSLPLALEEIYYDWQVIKNQEGVYTILVGAAPRALVDSYSSALNSLGILPVVFEIEAIAIARLLIENASDIRPQIIADLGANRSSLILCEGADVKFNVTLALSGKQIDQYIAESLELDLEKAEQAKIICGLSRDKCHGAVLELLTPLIDELATQILHAVDFYQNNFSSPGLIEQIQLCGGLSGLTGLNREIQNRLNTPVVIAEPFKNIVNPDPHYFTAEKYQSFVPAIGLALRGLSPKTFYDHNQA; translated from the coding sequence ATGTCTTTTTTTTCCACTAACGAATTAGCTTTCGGCTTGGATGTCTCTGACCATTTCTTGCGACTGATCCAGCTTAAGCGTTTCGGCAAAAAAATCAAAATCCAATTGTTCAACGAAGTTAAACTGCCGCCGCAAACCGTGGTGAGCGGAAATGTTGTCAATAGCCAATATTTTGTCCAAACACTAAAACAACTCGTTGGCACCAAGCGCGGGCTGGGCGGATTAAGCAATGAAGCCGTCGTAGCCCTACCTCAAGCCGGCACCTTCCTAAAAACTCTGGAAATCGCCGCCACCAACGAGGAAGAACTCTTACCTAAAATTGAAGAGCTCTTACCGCAAAGCCTGCCTCTGGCACTGGAAGAAATTTATTATGATTGGCAAGTCATCAAAAACCAGGAAGGAGTCTACACTATATTAGTCGGAGCCGCCCCGCGAGCTTTGGTTGATTCATATTCTTCCGCCCTTAACAGTCTGGGTATCTTGCCAGTCGTGTTCGAAATCGAAGCCATTGCCATCGCTAGACTACTGATTGAAAACGCTAGCGATATTCGGCCACAAATTATCGCTGATTTGGGAGCTAATCGTAGCAGTTTAATCCTTTGCGAAGGAGCTGATGTCAAATTCAACGTCACCCTGGCTCTATCGGGCAAACAGATTGATCAATATATCGCCGAATCATTAGAGTTGGATCTGGAAAAAGCCGAGCAGGCCAAGATTATTTGCGGCCTAAGCCGAGACAAGTGCCATGGTGCCGTCCTGGAACTGCTCACACCACTGATTGACGAATTAGCGACCCAAATACTTCACGCCGTTGATTTCTACCAAAATAATTTCTCTTCTCCTGGCCTGATTGAACAGATTCAGCTCTGTGGCGGATTATCCGGATTAACCGGCTTGAATCGGGAAATCCAAAACCGCCTCAATACTCCGGTCGTTATCGCCGAACCATTCAAAAACATCGTCAACCCCGACCCTCATTACTTCACGGCCGAGAAATACCAATCTTTTGTTCCGGCCATCGGCCTAGCACTAAGGGGTTTGTCTCCCAAAACTTTTTATGATCACAATCAGGCTTAA